The Brevibacillus brevis genome contains a region encoding:
- the glyQ gene encoding glycine--tRNA ligase subunit alpha, producing the protein MTFQDIILTLQNFWAKQNCLIVQPYDVEKGAGTLNPMTFLRSIGPEPWNVAYVEPSRRPADGRYGENPNRLYQHHQFQVIMKPSPDNIQELYLESLRELGIDPLEHDIRFVEDNWEHPGLGAWGLGWEVWLDGMEITQFTYFQQVGGLECKPVAVELTYGLERLASYIQEKENVFDLEWCNGYTYGDVFLQPEYEHSKYTFELSDVDMLFSLYNTYEAEAKRLMAERLVYPAYDYVLKCSHTFNLLDARGAISVTERTGYIARVRNLSREVAQTYYKERERLGFPLLQKGNADAADQVNQVKGEDTNE; encoded by the coding sequence ATGACATTTCAAGACATCATTTTGACGCTGCAAAACTTTTGGGCAAAGCAAAACTGTCTCATTGTCCAGCCGTATGACGTTGAAAAAGGGGCAGGTACGCTTAACCCGATGACCTTCCTTCGTTCCATTGGACCTGAGCCGTGGAATGTGGCATATGTAGAGCCTTCCCGTCGTCCGGCAGACGGACGTTATGGGGAAAACCCGAACCGTCTGTATCAGCATCACCAGTTCCAAGTGATCATGAAGCCATCGCCGGACAACATTCAAGAGCTGTACCTCGAGAGCTTGCGCGAACTCGGAATCGATCCACTGGAGCATGATATCCGATTTGTAGAGGACAACTGGGAGCACCCTGGTCTCGGCGCATGGGGCTTAGGCTGGGAAGTTTGGCTGGACGGAATGGAGATTACACAGTTTACGTACTTCCAGCAAGTGGGCGGTCTGGAATGTAAACCAGTGGCAGTTGAGCTGACTTACGGACTGGAGCGTTTGGCTTCCTATATTCAGGAAAAAGAAAATGTGTTCGATCTGGAATGGTGCAACGGGTATACGTACGGAGATGTATTCCTGCAACCAGAATACGAGCATTCCAAATACACATTCGAGCTGTCTGATGTCGATATGCTGTTCTCTCTCTACAATACGTATGAGGCAGAAGCAAAGAGACTGATGGCGGAGCGACTGGTTTACCCAGCTTATGACTACGTGCTGAAATGCTCCCACACCTTCAACTTGTTGGATGCGCGTGGAGCGATCAGTGTGACGGAGCGTACAGGCTACATCGCTCGTGTACGCAATCTGTCTCGTGAAGTCGCACAAACCTACTATAAAGAGCGTGAGCGCCTCGGTTTCCCGCTTTTGCAAAAAGGCAACGCAGACGCTGCAGATCAAGTGAATCAGGTGAAGGGAGAGGATACAAATGAGTAA